Genomic window (Candidatus Desulfarcum epimagneticum):
TCATGTAGCCGCCAATATCGACTTTACTCACCCAGTCCAGCGCTCGCTCCAAGAAGTCCTGCCGGTTTGCGCTGCCCTTGATGTACGCGCTCCATTTCTGAATGTTCGCGTTCTGACTGTTGCTGAACTCGGCTTTGGCAAGCGTCACGAACGGCCCGGAGTAGATGGCGTTCAAGAGTTCTTGGGGGTTGAGAGGCACACCTGCGATGTTGATAGTCTCAAACCATTGTTTGATCTCGGTCTCCGTGCCTTCGCACTCGTAGATCAGCAACATCGATTCGAGAATTTTAGCTTTTTGGTCGGCGGGCAAGCTGTCGAAATTCTTCGGATTGCCGTTATCAACAATCGCGAACTTGTTCGTAACGAACCGTCCGATGCTGGTGATGCGCTGCTGACCGTCCAACACCTCGAACTTGTCCTCCGCGACTTTGTTAAAGTAAATCAGTCCGAGCGGATACCCCTTGAGAAGCGAGTCGATCACCGCCACCTCCTTCTCGCCGCCGCCATCTGCATAGATGTAGTTCCGCTGGTACTCTGGTTGAATGGTGAGCTTTCCGCTTAACCCGTACAGCCCCTTGCCTTCTAATTGGTTGTACACAAACCCGTCGCAGATGTCGGCGACGGTGATTTCGGTCCTCAGGGTAGTCTTCAATTTTTCCTCCCTTTTACAGGCTGGCCACGGCGGTTGTGGCGGATGAAGATTCGCTTGTATTGCTGAATGTAGTATTTGCCATCCACGACGTAGTAAGTCTTGTCAGTCGGGGGGCGATCCACTTTGATCGCTGCGCCGTCGTTGAGCTTGGTCACGTTGCTTTTCTTTCCTGACTTGTTGACTTGAACCTGCATCTCGTACTTCTTAGTCTGCATGTGATAGCTCTTCTCGTAGCCCAGAATCTCGAATTGGTCGGGGTTGTGCTTGTCAAGAAAGGTGACGGGAACGCCCATCATTCCGTCGTAGTCGCTGGGAATCTCCTTGTATGTGCCAACCTCAATGGCGTCAAAGTTGTCGTATCGGTCGTAAGCCGCCTTTCCTCTCAAGTTCTTGCTGAACCGCAAATTGTCCGCGATGGTCATGAGATTCAGAGGATGGTGGCGGCGACCGTGGTCCAAGTTCGTGTACCAGCACGACGTTGACACTCGCGCTATTTTCTTGCCTGTCTCCTCGTCAATGTGGTGAAAGTGCGTCCAGTCGTCCGGCACCTCGAAAAACATTCCGACATTGAAGTTCGTACAGCCGAGCCACAGCCTGTTGTCCTTGATGAGCGGAAAAATCTCCTTGTAGGTGATCGAATTAGTGTTCCCGATGATTAGGAACTTCTTCCGGTGTCTCACGAGCAGGGCGACGTACTCGCGGAAGAGGGAGAAAGGTGGGTTAGTGACCACGATGTCCGCTTGCTTAAGCAACTCGACGCATTCAGCGCTGCGAAAATCGCCGCCTTGCACGAGGGGTGTGCGGGAGTGTGGGTTCCGCTTCAAAAAGAGCTTGACGTCTTCGATGCCAGCCGCGCCGTCTCCATCGAGATCCGTCACTTCTTCGATCTCGACTGAGATCGCCTTGGGCTTTTGGTGCTTGCCATTGCCCTTGAAATAATCATCGAACGTGAGTTGTGCACCAGCGATGGGGGAGCCATCGTAGCTGGTGGTAATGAGTTTCTTGAGGCCGAGCCTGTTAAAGTTGGCGGCGAAATATTTAAAGAAGCTGCTTTCGAAGGGGTCGTCGCAGTTACAGTAGACAATCTTGCTGCGGAAGGTGTCCTCGTCGAACTCCAAATATGCCTCAACCTCTTTTTGGATGTCGACGTACAGAGTGTAAAACTCGTCCTGCTTGGCCGCCTTCGCGGCGCCGAGCCCTTGATTCATCGGCTTATTTTTCGCCTTCGCCATAGCCTTAGCTTTCTCCATATTGTAAAAGAGTTGTGAAATGAGGAACTATGTATATTCATTGAAGACTTTTTATATATGATATATGCAAATTTCAAATCCTTTTGATTTAATTTCATAGCCTTCAGTTTTTGGAAAAAAAATTTGATTCTTATCAAATAACTGAAAGAAGAATCTACCCCGGGCCTGTCTCCTTTATATTCAATCGGTTTTGAATTCAACGGCATTCGGCCGACGCCCCCCAAAAGCGTCGCCATCCGCTTAACATAGCGCCGGGGGCGGGGTTTTTGGCAAGATATTTTTTTAGCCGGCCCGTTTGCGAAAAACCTTTTTTCCTTGATATTATGCATTTCAAATGCATATAAAGTTCTCATTCGAAGAAAAGACGGGCGAACTTTCGCGTTGATCCCGGAAAAAATGTCGTCTTCCCCTTTGGATGCGCCATCCATTCAGGCGGACATCACGACACAGGAAATAGGGCGGCGCGCTGAGGTCAACGGCTCCGGAGAATCTCCTGGCCGCTCCCGGAAAGGAGTTCTGGGGGGGTGAGCGGAATAATCCGTCGCTCAATGTCAGTCCAGATTTTTTGTTTCACCATACGCAGGTTATACTCGCTTTGCAAATTCAACCAAAACTGGGCCTCAACGCCAAAGTAGCGCTCCAGTCTCAACGCGGTGTCGGCGCTGATCGATCTCTTTCCGTTGACGATCTCGCTGATTCGGTTCGGCGGCACGGAAAGATCGCGGGCGAGTTGGTTGATTGTGATATCAAGCGGCCCCATGAAATCTTCACGCAAAATTTTACCCGGCTTTATCGGATCCAGAAACGCTTTTTCAGTCATAGTCATTCCTCGCTGAACCGGGAGTCATATCCGCCAATTATATATATTGAGAGTGTCAGCGAAATACCCGCCATGGCATATGATGCCCGGAATCGTGCCAACTCGTTCTATTGGGAAAAAGAAAACAATCAATAAAAGGGGTTGCGCAGCCTGGCCGCAATCCGGACCGGGAGAGTCTGCGCCGCTTAAGAAACATTATTGGCCTGTCTCCTTTTTCCCTTTCCGCCAAAAGTCCGCCCGAAAGCGACATAAACATCGCGATTTCTGAGATGGAAAAAAAATAAAAAAACGCTATAAGGCTTCCGACAGCCGTTTCAACGAATAAATTTTGTCAAGCCCTTGAATGGATTTGGGTTTCTTTTCGTGTTTGGATTCAAAACGGTCTTTAAAGCACCGGTAATGTCTCATGACAAACTCTTTGGAGCCGATGATTCCCGAATCGGTGAAAAAGCATTATTGGCCTGTCCCTTTTTTGTTCCTAAAAAGGTAAAAAAGAATCCGGCGCGGGCGGAATGTCAGCGTTTAGATCTCAGAGCCTGGCGCGCCCCCGCCGCCGTTTTTCATCCCAACCCCCTCGCGGGCCAGCCGGTCGGCCTTTTCATTGCCCTCGATCCCGGCGTGGCCGGGGATTTTAATAAGCCGGATGTCCTTAAAATCCTTCATCAGGGTTTTGATGGAGTCAATCAGCTCCCGGTTTTTTTTCGCCTTCCACCCTTTTGTAAGGGTTCCGCATACATAGGAGCTGTCGGTGAGAATCCGGACCGGAATGCCCGGGTTCTTGATGGCCGCAAGCGCCTCCCGCACCGCCTTAAGCTCGGCGATGTTGTTGGTGGCCAGGCCGATGCCCATGGATATCTCTTTTTCCCGGCCCCGGTGTCTCAAAGTCGCCCCGATGCCGGCGGGCCCGGGATTTCCCGACGAGGCGCCGTCTGTGTACACCACGATAAAATCCTCTGAACTCGGCTCTTCAAAAGTCTCCGGCCGGGGCTTTGACGCCTTCCCGGGGGCCTTTCTTCTCTTTGACTCCGTTTTTTTCTTTGACTCCTCCGCCGGGGCGTCCACCGGCCGGATGGCGTTTTCATAGACCCAGTATTCATAATCCTGGCTCAACTGGTATTTGATCAGAACCCGGCCGTTTTTTTTCAAAGGTTTCCCGGCGTCATCCAGCGCCAGCCAGACCTTGTTGTTTTTAAACCGTTTTCGTTCCCAGGATGAGGGCGCGGCGTCTTTTTTCAAAGCGTGACCCCGTTATCTTTTTAAATGGTTTTCCCAAAGCGCCGTCAGCGCCGCCACATACCCATAGGCGCCCAGCCCGGCGATATGGCCGGCGGCGATGTCTGAAAGGAAGGATTTTTGCCGGAAAGGCTCCCGGGCGTGAATATTGGTCAAATGCGTCTCGATGACCGGGATGTCCAGCATGGCCGCCGCGTCCCGGATGGCCACACTGGTGTGGGTGTAGGCGGCCGGGTTGATGATGAGCCCCTGGAATGTCTCCCCGGCGCCCTGAATTTTCTCCACAATGGCGCCCTCATGGTTGGACTGAAACGTCTCCACTGAAACGCCCATGGCTTTCCCCGTCTCCACGAGCCTTGTGTTGATCTCCTCCAGGGTGGTCTGTCCATAAATCCCCGGCTCGCGCCGACCCAGCATGTTCAAATTGGGTCCGTGGATCACCAGAACGGCGGTTTTATTTTGCCCGGCCATGTTCGGCGCCTCCTTTTTTGTCTGATTCGGTTTCAAAAATTCCCCAGGGCCGGATTTTTTCCAGCGCCGTCTCCGCCGCCTCCCCAACGCCCAGATGGTCGGTGTCCACCCGGACATCGGCCGCGGCCCGGCAAAGGGGATCGCGCCTCTCAAGGACCTCCCCGATCTCCTCCAGCGCCCCGGCGCCGGTCAAAGACGGGCGAAGGGACTCCGTCCGCCGGTCCTTTTCCATTCTTCGCCTCACGGTTTCCGGAGCGGCCCGCAGCCATATCAAAATCCCGGTTTTTTTCATGTCCGCCACGTTTTTTTTATCCAGAACCACCCCGCCCCCCATGGCCGCCACAATGTCTTTTTCCCGGCAAATCTCCCGGACGGCGTCCCGCTCCGCGCGCCTGAACGCCTCCCATCCCCTCTCAGAAACCATGGCGGCCACGCTCATCCGGTTTTTTTCCTCCACGAAAAGGTCGGAATCCCGGAAAGGGCGCCCCAGCCGGCGGGCCAGCGCCTGTCCCGCGCCGGTTTTTCCCGCGCACCGGCATCCGATGAGATAAATATTCACCATTCACCGCTCCCCGCCCGAAACGCCCAAAGCCGTTAAAACCGCCCGCCTCATGACCGCCACCGGCGGCTTTAAACCCGTCCACAGCTCAAACTGCGCCGCGCCCTGGAAAACGAACATGGCGGCGCCGTCCACGACCCGGCATCCCGCCTTTTCAGCGGTCCGGATCAGCCGGGTTTTCAATGGGTGGTACACCGCGTCCATGACCGTCATTCCCTTTTTTAAAGAATTTGCGGGAATGGGCATGGATTCGATGTCGGGGGCCATGCCCGCCGGGGTGGCGTTGGCCACGATATCAAACGCGCCGGCCTCCATCTCACCGAGGGGCAGAAAATCGGCTCCCAGGCGCCGGGCCAGGGCCTCTCCCCTTTGGACGGATCGGTTTAAAATCGTCACGCGGCCCCCGGCCTCCATGATCCCGAAGACCATGGCCGCCGCGGCCCCCCCGGCCCCGATGACGGCCGCCGATTTCCCCCGGATGGAGGTTTTTTCACCCAAAGCCGCGAGGGCCCCGGGAATGTCCGTGTTGTGACCCCGAAGGATTCCGTTTCGATTCACGATGGTGTTGACGGCGCCCACGGCCTTTGCCGGCCCGTCCAGGTCATCCGCCAGAGCCGCCGCCGCGGTTTTATGGGGCATGGTGACGCTTCCGCCCCCCATGCCCAGCGCCCGCATGGCCGAAATCCCTTTTTGGATGTCCGGCGCGTCAAAGGCAAGGCAAACGGCGTCCACCCCGGCATGGGCAAAGGCGGCGTTTTGCATCAACGGGCTTAAGCTTTGGGAAACCGGGGTTCCGAACAGCCCGAACAGCCGGGTTTGACGAAAGGTCTTGAATGGTTTTTGGGGGGGTGACATCCTGTCCATCCTGTTGATGCCGTTAAATTTAGTATGCGAAAAGCTCTTGCAGACAGTCTGTGACTTTGATCTGAGTCTTGCGGGAGATCGCGCCAAGCTTTTGAATCAGCCGGGATTTATCAACAGCCCTCAACTGGTCGATGAGAATCAGACCTTTTTTCCTCTGGAACACGCATTGAATCCGGGTGGGGAAATGGAAACCTTTGGAAGTCATGGGAGCCACGATGACTGTTTTTAACGCGGACATTTCGTTCGGTGAAAGCGCCACACATGGCCTGGTTTTTTTGATTTCAGAACCTTGTGTGGGGTCTAACTGGACCAGCCAGACATCAAATCGGGAAACGGTTTGTCTCACCATTCCCAATCCTCATGGCCGAGCAGGGGAGCGTCCAGCCATTCCTGATCCGAGTCGAAGGGCTCCTGAAGCTGAATCGCTTTGTCAAATTGTTTTTTCCAGCCTTGCCGGGGTTTTTGAACAGGCCGGATTAAAAGACCGTCATCCATCACTTTAAATTCCAGGTTCCGGTCGTCAAGACGGGCTTGATCAATGATCGTTTTGGGGATTCTAACGCCCCGGGAGTTTCCGATTTTTGTTAAAATGGTCATATGGGTCTCCATTCGCAGTTCATATAATTACAGTATAATCACAAAAACCCTGGACTGTCAAATGCCGCCCCAGGCTTTCTTCGGGCCGGTTTTCTCCATTTGTCTCACGATTTCATCGGCCATTATTTGATAAACTCGTAAGAAAGCTTGGGATGGCTAAGTTAAAAATTCGATATACAAGGCGTAGTGGTTATTTTTAATTGAGGCAATACATGTAGTATGCCTCAATTAAAAATAAACGCTGCAACGCAGTAGATCGGATTTTTTACGACGCCATCATTATTTGTCCCGACTCCCGGCGGCTCTCCGGAGACGGATGAAATCCGTCCCAAAAAAAACACAGGCCGGGCCCGGAGCCCATGCGCCTGCGTTTTGGCGGGCGAAAAACGTTACCCCCCGGATGATCATGACCGGATCATCATGATCGGACCAGGAGGGGATGGGGGTCAATAGTCGCAAATAGAGGGGTTGACGCTTTTGGGGACGCCTTCGTGGGGGGTCCATTTGTTGATGTCGAAGGAGTCCGGGTCCCTCATGCCTTTGAGTATCTCAATGCTGGTCTTGTACCCTTTGTGGAGCCGGCACATGTCCATGGCCATTCCGCAGATCTGGGCCACGGCCTGAGCCACGGTGATGTCCTGGATGGAAAATTCCCAGGGCTCGGATGTGTACAGGCGCATGGCCCCCATGATTTTATTGTGGCTCACGATGGGGACGCCCAGCAGGGAGGAAATTCCCTCTTTTCGGGCCTCCAGGGGATACTCGATCCGGGGGTCATCCATGACGTCGTAGATGGCGATGGGAACGGCGTCTTTGGCTTCGGTGATGGTTTGCATGAAGTGGATGGGGCCTTTGCTCAGGTACTCCCGGCTCAGCCCCCGGGACGCCACCAGTTTCAGCTCCCGGGTCTCCCGGTCCAGCAGAAACACCGAGCAGCCTTTGGCGTCAAACACGGTTTTGACGCTTTCGGCCGACACCAGGGCGACCTCTTCCGGGTCCCGGCAGTGGGAAATGGCGTTGGTGAGTTTGACGATGGCGTCGTAATACAGTTCGTAGCGTTTCATGACGACCTCCTTTCAGTGTGGTGATGGTGGATGAATTGCTGAAATGAATCAAATAGATTCATGGCTCGTCATTCATTAACACGCGTCGCCGAACATAAAGGAGAGAGCTGGAATCAAATCAGAAAATGCGTTCATGCATTGAGAGACAGGTCTTGTCAGATAGTGGTTCCATTATGGTTTTTTGGGGACGGTTTGTCAATAAAAATCCGTCTCGCCCAAACCAGGCGCCACAATCAGGCGAAAAGGGGTCTCGGCGGGCCGGTTTTGTGAATCCGGCCCGCCGCGCGGGTCGTCGGGGCCGCTGGTCACGGCTGAATTTCAAATGCGATTTTTCCGAAATCCCCGTAATCCGCCACGTGCTTTCCGGGTTTACCGGGAAGCATTTTGCCCAGGGCCCCGGTTAAAAGAATATGGCCGGGCTCAAGCTCCCATCCCTGGCCGATCATGGTGTTGACCAGCCACAGCAGGGCCCGCCATTGATCGCCGGAGGCCTCGGATCCTTTTCCCCGGTTGATTTCCCGCCCGTCCCGGGTCAGGGACACGGTCACGGCGTTTAAGTCAAAATCATCCACAGACCGGGGCGCCCCCACGATAAACTGTCGGGCGGCCGCGTTTCCCGCGATGATGTCCGTTCCCTTCAGGGTCTTCAGATCGGCGAAACCCAGGTCCGGAAGCTCAATCACCGGCGCGGCCTCGCGAATGAAGGCCCGAAGCGCCCCGGCGTCGGAAACGGGTTTTTTCAACGGCGCGGCCACAAAAAACCCGATTTCCGTTTCCATCATCAGGCGCTTGAACGCCTTCGGGTCCACCGAGGCCCGTCCGGTCAATTTCCCGGATTCAAACAAAACCCCGGCCACCGGGGCGTCCACCCCAAAGCGTTTCTGGCCCCCCCTGGACGTCAGGCCGGCTTTAAAGCCCGCCGTTTTTTCAGCGGCCAGTTTCTTTTGAACGTAGGCTTTTTGAACGCCATAGGCCATGGCAAGGTCCATGTCCGAATACCGGGCGGACAAAAGCGGAACAGGACGGCCTTCGGCCTCGGCCCGGAGCAGAATCCCGGCGGCCTCGCGGTTTTGGGAGCAGGCCGAAAGCGCGGCGGCCAGAGCCAGGACCGGAAAAATCAAAAGGGCTTTTTTCACGGATGTCATGTGTTTTCTCCTTAAAGGGGCTGGTTTCGTCGAAAAAGGGCGTTTGTCTCCAGGCTATTGAATGCCCAAAAGGCCTTTCCGGATCTTTTTGGAGGCCTTTTTCCCCACGTTGTACCGGTAATACATCCGCGCGAACTCCTTGCCCGGTATGGTTCCCCGGACCTCGCCCTGGTAGGTGAGGGAGAGTCCTTTTCCGGGAATGTACAGGGAGCTGGAGGACAGGCCCGGGGCCATGTCTTTGTCCAGCCATGAGGCGTAGCGGTCGATGTGGCCTCGGTGGGCGGCCACCATCTCTTTGGAGTTGCATTTTTCCATCAGATCGATGAACCCGTTCCGGAGTTTTTCAGCCGTGGCCTTTTTGGTGAGGTATTGGGTTTCCAGGTATTTCATCTGCTCGGACTCGATGACCTCTTCGGGGTCCTGGGTGGGGTTTTCGAGGTAAAGGCCCGCCACATAGACCTTGATGAATCCCAGGGCCTTGCGGTAGGCCAGGCCGTTGAGTTTAAGGACTTTGCCCTCGATGATTTTTTCTTCCGGAAAGCTCACGCCCAGAAGGGTTCTCTCCCCGGAAAAGGCGCCCGGGGCAAAAAGGGCCATCAACGAAACCGATACAACCGCCGCCAGAAATTTTTTCATCATGATCTCCTCCTTTTTTGAATTGAATGGTTTGAAATGAGGGGTTTGGATTTCTCAGCGCTTCGCCATCTAAGCATGATCCGCCCCAAAAGAAAAGCGGTCATTCGGCGGTGGGAAAAAGCGAAAAAAAATCTTTACACCGTTAAAAAAATCGTGTACTGTTTTTCATTTTTGATAAACTCGTAAAAGATAAATCGGACGGCGTTGTAAAAATTCGATGCGCATCGTATGCCGAACGAAACCCAAAAACGCCGTGACGCATTTTTTTACGGCGCTGTTATTTTTGATTAAGGAGCCATTAAAAACCATGTCCAGAATATGTGAAATTTGCGGCAAAAAACCCTTGACGGGAAACCATGTGAGCCATGCCCACAACAAAAACAAGCGCCGGTTCAAGCCCAATCTCCAAAACGTCCGGGCCCTTCAGCCGGGCGGCGGCGTGAAAAAGATGAGCGTTTGCGCCAGCTGCATCAAGGCCGGGAATGTGCGTAAATCGGCTTAGACGCGTCCGTTTGATTCGGGCCTTGGTCCGGTTTTAACGGATTCTTTCCACGCTGTGGACGTGCCTGATTTTTTTAATATCGGCCAGAAGCCGGGCCAGATGACGGGTTCCCTTGATTCCCAGGGTGAAAAAGGTGTCCACGCGCCCGTCTTCCCGGGTCTGCGAGTTGACCTTGATGATGTTGGCTTTATTTTTGCTGATTTCAGCGGCCACGTCGGCCAAAAGCCCCACCCTGTCCATGGAGCGTATCCGGATGTCCGCCGGGTAGGCCCCTTCGTCGAGGTTCTCCTCCCACTCCACATTGATTTTTCTTTCCGGGTTGATTTTGAGCGCGTTGACGCAGTTTGCGCGATGGATGGCCACTCCGTATCCCCGGGTGATATAGCCGGTGATCCGGTCGCCGGGAACCGGGCGGCAGCATTTGGCGAACCGGATCAGCACATCATCGATTCCTTTCACCAAAACGCCTGAGCCGGTTTTTTTCTTTTTCTCCGGGTGATCGGCGATTTTTTCCAGCAGACTCTCTTTGTCTTTCGCGCCCTCCAGGTCCGCGAGAAACTTGCGGGCGATCTGCAGGGGGGTGATTTTTCCGTATCCCACATTGGCGATGAGATCGTCCGGCGCCTTGAAGCCGAAGGCCGCCGCCGTCTCATTCATCTGCTCGGATTTGACGAGTTTGACGAAATTCAGGCGGCGTTTTTTAAATTCCTTTTCGCACATTTCCCGGCCCAGGGTCAGGCTCCGGTTGTAATCCTGGTTCCGGATCCATTGCCGTATCCGGGACCGGGCCTTGGCCGTTTTCACCGAATTGAGCCAGTCCCGGCTGGGCTGATGCCCTTTCCGGGTGATGATCTCCACCACATCCCCTGTTTTCAACTCATACTTGAGGGGGACCATTTTTTCGTTTACCTTGGCCCCGGAGCACTGGTTTCCCACCTCCGTGTGGATCATGTAGGCGAAGTCCACAGGGATGGCGCCCTTGGGCAGGGCCTTGATGTCGCCGTTTGGGGTAAAGACAAAGATTTCGTCGGGGAAAAGCTCGATGCGGACATTTTCCAGGAACTCATCCGGATCCTTGATATTTTTCTGCCGTTCCACAATGTCCTGGATCCATGAAAAGGTCCGGCTGACCCTGGGGTCGGCGCCCTTCCCCTCCTTGTAGCTCCAGTGGGCCGCGATGCCCGATTTTGCGATTTTGTTCATTTCCCGGGTGCGGATCTGTATTTCGACCCGCCTGCCCGACGGCCCCACCACCGTGGTGTGAAGAGACTGGTACATGTTGGGCTTGGGCCGGGCGATGTAATCCTTGAATTTGTAATCGATGGGTTTCCATATGGAGTGGATGTGGCCCAGCGCCGCGTAGCACTCGGCGTCTTTTTCCACGATGATTCGAAAGGCGATGATGTCGTAAACCTCTTCGAAATTCAGGTTCTGGGTTCTCATCTTTTCCGCGATGCTGTGAATATGCTTGTAGCGTCCGGTCACATCGCAGCCGATGCCCTCCTTTTCCATGGTTTCGGTGATCCGTTTCCGGACGTCTTCAATAAAGTTTTCGCGCTCCTGCCTGCCCATGTCCAGCAAATTGGCGATCCGGCGGTATTCATACGGGTCAATGAACATGAAAGAGATGTTTTCCAGCTCTTTTTTGATCCAGTATATTCCCAGCCGGGAGGCCAGGGGAGCGAAAATATCCAGGGTTTCCCGGGCGATTTTTTTTTGTTTGTCCTCCCTTTGAAACTGAAGGGTTCGCATGTTGTGAAGGCGGTCGGCCAGTTTAATGAGGATGACGCGGATGTCCTTGGCCATGGCCAGAAACATTTTCCGGATATTTTCCGCCTGCCGGGCCTCCAGGCTCTCAAACTGGATTTTGCTCAGCTTGGTGACCCCCATCACCAGGTGAAGCACATCCGGGCCGAACATTTCCAGGATGTCGTCGGGGGTGGCCCGGGTGTCTTCAATGACGTCGTGGAGCAGGGCCGCCGCCACAGTGCCCTCGTCCATGTTCATGTCCGCCAGTATCGCCGCCACCTCAAGGGGATGGGTCAGGTAGGGCAGCCCCGAAAGACGCACCTGGCCCTCATGGACGGTGGCCGAATAGACATAGGCCCGGTTCACCAGGGCAAGATCGGCCCCGGGATCGCGCTCCATGAGGCGGTCGATGATATCGCTGATGCGGACGGTTTTGATGATGGCCAATTACGATTTTCTCCCGGGCTTTCCGCCGAGCTTCGGGTTGCGGGGCCTTTTTCGATTCGGGCGCTGGCGAAAAATCAGACGAATGGGGGTTTTGTCCAGGCCGGCGCCGGCGCGGATCTGGTTCATCAGGTATCGTTTGTAAGAGAAATGAACCGCCCCGGGGTAGTTGACAAAGCAGACAAAAAGCGGGGGCCTGGATGAAATCTGGGTCGCGTAATAAAATTTGATCCGCCTGCCCCGGGTCAGTGACGGCTCGTTTTTTTCAATGGCCTGGCCCAAAATCCGGTTTAAGGGCCCGGTCCCCACCCGGGAGGAATACTGGGCGTAAACCTCCTCCACCAGCGGGAAAATTTTAAGCGCCCGAAGGCCGGTCAGGGCGGAGATGGTCATGATCGGCGCGAAGCTGAGAAATTTGGCGGCTGTTTTCACTTCTTCATAATATTTTTTCAGGGTATGCCTGTCTTTTTCCACCTTGTCCCACTTGTTCAGAAGAAAAACGCATCCGCACCCCCGGTCGTGGGCGTATCCCGCCACCGTGACATCCTGATCGGTCATGCCCTCCGAGGCGTCAATCATGATCAGCGCGATGTCGCACCGGTCCAGGCTTTTCAATGATTTAATCACGGAAAATTTTTCCAGCTTTTGGGACACTTTCTTTTTTCGCCGGATCCCGGCCGTGTCCACCAGCAGGTAGGGAATTTTGTTGATCCGGCGCAGGGAGTCGATGGAGTCCCGGGTGGTGCCCGGGGAGTCGCTCACAATGAGGCGGTCTTCTCCCAGTATGCGGTTGATCAAAGAGGACTTGCCCACGTTGGGCCGTCCCGCCACCGCGATTCTCCGGATTTCGGTCCCGTCGGACTGGAGATCGGGACCGGGCGTTTCGCCGGTTTCGTCGAATCCGGCCGTGAGGCTGTCCAGCAGGTCATGCACGCCGTATCCGTGCTCGGCGGACACAGGGTATAACCGGTCCATTCCCAGGGTGTGAAAATCGTCCATGCGGCCCTCCTGCCCGTGGCCGTCGACTTTGTTCACCGCGTAAAAAACCGGTTTTTGGATTTGGCGCAGCATTCGGATGATGTCGGCGTCAAAGGGCGAAAGGCCGGCCTTTCCGTCCAGGAGGTGAATCACGGCGTCGGCGTCCTCCAGGGCCCGGCACGCCTGGGCGAATATGGATTCGGAGAACGTGTCGTTTTTGTCAAAATGCATGCCCCCGGTGTCGATGAGGACAAAGTCCCGGTCGTTCCACGACGCGTCGCCGTAATGGCGGTCCCTTGTGACCCCGGGGAAATTGTCCACCAGGGCGTCTTTGGTTCGGGTGATCCGGTTGAACAGGGTGGATTTTCCCACGTTGGGTCTTCCGGACACGGCCACGACAGGCCGGGGCTGGAGATGGCTGATGTTTTTTTGCCTCATAGGGTTTTGACGGCGTTTTTCGCCCACTCCCGGTTTTCCATGTTCCATTTCACGGTTTTTTCCATGCCGGTCTCAAAGGACTCGGCCGGGGTCCAGCCCAGCTCTTTTCGGATTCTTGAAAAGTCGATGGCGTAACGGAAATCATGGCCCGGGCGGTCCTTGACAAAAGTGATGAGGTCGGCGAAGGCCCCCCCCCCCGCTTCGGGGAGAGAGCCGGTCCAGGATTCGGCATATGACGGACGCCACCTCAATGTTGGTTTTTTCGCATCCGCCCCCCACAGCGTAGGTCCGGCCCCGGACCCCGTTTCGCATGATCATCCATATGGCCCGGCAGTGGTCCTCGACGTACAGCCAGTCGCGCACGTTTTGGCCGTCTCCGTAAATGGGAAGGGGAAGACCGGCCAGGGCGTTTGCGATCATCAGGGGAATGAGTTTTTCCGGAAACTGGAACGGTCCGTAGTTGTTGGAGCAGTTGGACAGGGTGACCGGCATGCCGTATGTGTGGAAACAGGCCCGG
Coding sequences:
- the der gene encoding GTPase Der, yielding MRQKNISHLQPRPVVAVSGRPNVGKSTLFNRITRTKDALVDNFPGVTRDRHYGDASWNDRDFVLIDTGGMHFDKNDTFSESIFAQACRALEDADAVIHLLDGKAGLSPFDADIIRMLRQIQKPVFYAVNKVDGHGQEGRMDDFHTLGMDRLYPVSAEHGYGVHDLLDSLTAGFDETGETPGPDLQSDGTEIRRIAVAGRPNVGKSSLINRILGEDRLIVSDSPGTTRDSIDSLRRINKIPYLLVDTAGIRRKKKVSQKLEKFSVIKSLKSLDRCDIALIMIDASEGMTDQDVTVAGYAHDRGCGCVFLLNKWDKVEKDRHTLKKYYEEVKTAAKFLSFAPIMTISALTGLRALKIFPLVEEVYAQYSSRVGTGPLNRILGQAIEKNEPSLTRGRRIKFYYATQISSRPPLFVCFVNYPGAVHFSYKRYLMNQIRAGAGLDKTPIRLIFRQRPNRKRPRNPKLGGKPGRKS
- a CDS encoding hypothetical protein (Evidence 5 : Unknown function) encodes the protein MRWRPSYAESWTGSLPEAGGGAFADLITFVKDRPGHDFRYAIDFSRIRKELGWTPAESFETGMEKTVKWNMENREWAKNAVKTL